GTTACAGGAAGATGTCCTTATTGCAACAAAATTGGGAGGCAAACTACATGTTCATCCATAGGAGAATGAGAAAAATGTGGTGTATTCAAACAATGAAATAGTATATAGCAGTTAAATGAATGAGCTATATTGTCGTGTGTCAAcctggataaatctcaaaaacttAACATTATGTGAAAAATTTCAAGCcacaaaatgttatttaaaatatgatatcatttattgaaaaatttaaaactgcacAAAATTGTACCATATATTCTTATGggtaaacaaatataaaaattatgtaagtGAAGGAGACATGCAAACTTCCAGGCAGTAGTTACCTCTGGGGAAGGCATAGGGAAATGGATGGAGGGGTGAGACTTTATCtgtattgttacatttttttaaaagaagcagaagcaaatATAGCAAAACAGTAATAGTTATTAAATACACTGGTAAGGCATGGGAAAAATattactttctgttctttttaaaattaaaaataaatacaagcatACATAAGTTTTACAATATCCAAAGCAAGAACAGACTTCCTTCTTTGACCCTAGGTTAAATATATGATCTGTAAAACAATTATTAGGGAAAagcatatacacacactcatacatatatgtgtatgtatataatatacacatgTGTACACTCTTATATACACATACTTATATACACATACCtacttatacacacatatacatacacacatatatgcatagcCTCAAATTAAaacatgcttttaatttttttattgtaaaatatcatCCTTATATTTCTTCAGTTTCTGAGAGAGAGAACTTTTACATCATGGGATACTTTTACTACCTTTTTCTGTGATTTGAGCATGTACAGAATTTATAGACACATTAAAATGATCCTGGATTGATTTGAGAGGGGCTAGGAGAAACAGAGGAATCCCTGAATGCTGGGAACTgctccagggcagggcaggaaagATGTGACCTGAGGAGTTATACAAAGGCTGTTGGCGGAGACCAGTAGGACCTAGTGGGAGATAACGGAGTCAGGAggctgggctcaaatcccagctcagctaCCAACCACATATGGGACTCTGCCCCAAACTGGGCTTCCGTTCAAACGCTAGCTTAGCTGATCTCTCAGGATCTTTCCACAGATGACACTGACTGACTTCTGTTAACTTACAGGCTTTGTCTCCCAGTGCCAGAATAATCAGTGGAATTCCAGGGATTCTGGAAGCCTCCCTTGTGTGGTAAATTCTGCCCAGTTTCCCTCAGTACTTCCTCCCTTTGGTGCCCATTCATATCAGCCCTGCTAGGGGTGCTGGGTCCTTCTCTGAGCCAACCTTTTTGTGACAGGGAGCGATTCTGAGAAGTTGGATAAGGGAGTTACAGGAGACATCAGTGTGTGATggagaaactgggtgaaggaAAAGTTGTCAAATGTGGATGAAGAAAGTCCTGTGAATTTTCACAAAGGCAGGAGTACATTTACACTGACttgttagtttttttattttaatttttatttattttttggagggtatgggcaattaggtttatttatttatttttagagaaggtagtgaggattgaacccaggacctcatgcatactaagcatgtgctctatcacttgagttATACCTTCCTTCCTGACTTGTTATTTTTCATCAACTCATTCATCACCTTCCTCTACAAATTCTACCAGTGTACTGTGTGCGTGTGTATTTTGGGGGTGGAAGTTTGTGAACTCCAGGTGAGTTTTTACCGAAGAGGCATGTTTTCAGTAGTCTGGGTCCCCAGTTAGCAAAATGATTTGTTTTACTTGCATAGATGGTATCATTTGCACACAACATTCCCAAGAGGTAGGTGACCCTCAGAGAGTGACAGAATTTCATCTCAAACTTTCTAGGATGTCCACTCCTATGTATTATAAGTTGAGTTATTGATTATTGTCttgtactttttttgttttgctactGGATTCCTTTACATTATGTGCTTCCTGTGTATTCAGATGTTGGCTTTCAAAGCATTGCTTGACAGATGCTAAGATTAAGAACTCTTTGTGATGTAAAAATAAGGTACCTACCTCAGCTCGGAGAAGGGTTGgtgataaatgaaaatgaaaactttctcAAGTTAGAGTATGAGATGGTAGAAAATTTGCTTAGTTTACACATGTTTAGGTTGCAGATACCTTTTCAAGAGTGCATTAGTTGGTTTAAGCAAGATTTCATTTATCCTACAGAGTTAGGGTATAAATACCAGAAACTCTCTTGTAGCTTTGGGTTCTCAAAACCTCTCTATTTTTACCACCTATCACTTGGCTTGCTGAATTCAACACCTTTCCCAATGCTTACTCTTCCCAAAGAATCTACTCACAGAAACATGTTAAAGAGAAATGTAGACTTCACTGAATATTTCATAGTGGAGACCTAGGAGGGGTCAACATAGCACCCTGCTCAGTAAATGCCTTAAATCTCTCCCTTAGCCACTTTTGTTCTCCAAAGCCCCTCTCATCCATACCAGCactgctgggtttttttccccttcttttaaatattttctagtcTTTCTCTGACAAACTTTCCTGAATTCTTAACTCCTTTCTTTTCTATCCTTCAAtttgagaaaaatgcaaaattttgcTCCATTCTTTTGCATAGCAGGTGAGGGTCCCTGTACTTCTGATGCATAACCTCAGGGGTTTATACTTCAAGTCAGTGGTCCTTCTCTCAAACAAACAAGGTGCTCCTTCGAAGCCGACAATGGACAAATGTAAACGTTGATTGAAATGTCATGGCCTCCTAAATCAGAAGGGGACGTGGCCTCAGAAGTCCTTTTCACCATTTTCAGAGTCATCGTTGTCTATCAACAATGTTGTGGGGCCTTAGAAATCCTCCTCAGAAATAGGTTCCTGAGAGATGGTTGAAGCAGAGAACAGAAAGCGATCACGTGGGGGATGGCAGCGGCTGTCCTTTGACTGGATGACTGGTCACCTTGACCCCTGCATGCTGACTGAGTGCCTGCTGAACTCACGGCGCTTTCCTGACAGGAAACAAAAGCTGTCTGTGGTTGACTTACTGGCAGTCTTAACTGAGGTGGAGTCATGCCTGGTCGATGGTTTTCCAAATACCCAGAAGGTATCAGATGTTCAGTTTTACACATTTGAGATCCTACAGTTCGTACTATTTGGCAAGGTGCCCTGAATCTTGTCCCCAAATCCTGATTGTGTCAAGGTGACGTGCAGCCAGAACTACAAGTACTGTCAGTTTTATGCCAGTGTGCAGGGCCTTTGGCTGGGGGCTTTGAGAACACTGCCTGGAATCTTAGTTCACAAGTCTGTGATGAGAGAACCTGGTCTCTACAGACGGAAGAGATTTTGGAGATATTCAAACCTAGCCCCTTGATTTTTCAGACATGGATCCTGAGTTCCAGGGAGGGGAAGGACTAGCTCTAGGTCATACAGTGAGCTAATGGTTGGGCTAGGGCCTAAATCCATCCCTTTTGATTCCTGTGTGGGTCTCTGTCCACCACACCACACTGCTTCCCTGCCTTCTTTCTGCAAGATACTTCACTCAAAacccccttttcttttctttccttttttttttttttttttttttttttttaaccctggaGCTGTATCTTcccaagagacagaaagagaagtgTGCTATTTAATTCCCTTCGTGGTTTTAGTCTTggttaaagttttctttttttccccccaagtgcCTGGATGGATGAAGTGCTGTATGACAGAGAGTTCCTTTCTTCTTAAAAGCCAGAAGAAACAGTTCAGTCTGAACTACTGTATAGGAAGATGGAAAACACATTCTCAAGAGGAAAGGTATTTGTATCCACATACTGAAATTTATCCACCTTGACCGATATGGTGGTGTTGACCTGGAGGTGCTCCAGCAAGAACTGAGAGAGATTCTGGTATATGTTTTTAGTTTGCGCTCCAGACTCACACACTGTCACCAGTGTCTGCTTTTTGACATCTTTGTTGATGAGAAGCTCCAACTTCAGGTCGACAGAatgttctgggcatttcacaaGAAACTGCAGTTGGCAAATGATGAAGTACCAACCTGGGAACTGGACCACTAGATTCCCATCCTGATACCGGACTCCATGGATAATGCCATCTTTGTTCCAAGACAACTTGGTTTTGTTTATATGCTTTGACACTGGAAAGAGAAGGACAAAAGAACCCCAGAATTATTAGGCAAATTTCAGATGCAGATTGGAAAGTTTGAAGTCTTTATTTAAGGTTCCCTATTCAAGACCAGTGTTTTCTGTATATTGCCTGCTGTTTCAGCCATCTGGAATATCTTCTGCGTTACTCCTAGGTGCTGCTTAATGAGTCAAGGCACAGGTGCAAAAccacccctcttcctcttctgtaatgCATAAAGCTGGAGGGTCAGAACACACATGGCATTAGACCTCTGCCTCCTACACAATTGTTTTCCACTTAACTATTACATTATTCTGTTAttgttctaattattatttttcactttttagacTATAAGGTCCTAGACTGTATTC
The nucleotide sequence above comes from Camelus dromedarius isolate mCamDro1 chromosome 10, mCamDro1.pat, whole genome shotgun sequence. Encoded proteins:
- the TNFSF8 gene encoding tumor necrosis factor ligand superfamily member 8 isoform X1 is translated as MDPGLQQALNPLAPSRGAAMHVPAGSVTNHLGSTGRGYFYFTTALLALCLVFAVATIMVLVVQKTDSIPNPPGKFHLKGGNCSEDILCILERAPFKKSWAYLQVSKHINKTKLSWNKDGIIHGVRYQDGNLVVQFPGWYFIICQLQFLVKCPEHSVDLKLELLINKDVKKQTLVTVCESGAQTKNIYQNLSQFLLEHLQVNTTISVKVDKFQYVDTNTFPLENVFSIFLYSSSD
- the TNFSF8 gene encoding tumor necrosis factor ligand superfamily member 8 isoform X2, with the protein product MDPGLQQALNPLAPSRGAAMHVPAGSVTNHLGSTGRGYFYFTTALLALCLVFAVATIMVLVVQKTDSIPNPPGKFHLKGVSKHINKTKLSWNKDGIIHGVRYQDGNLVVQFPGWYFIICQLQFLVKCPEHSVDLKLELLINKDVKKQTLVTVCESGAQTKNIYQNLSQFLLEHLQVNTTISVKVDKFQYVDTNTFPLENVFSIFLYSSSD